aatttatttaaattatgactTACTAACTGGATGCAGGTATGGGATGACTTGTACCCTATTGCCACTCTCTTCAATAAAGCTGTTATTTACATACAAGGCGGGACGCTACCAGAGACGCGGTTCGGTTCCTGTTCCTATACTGTTCTGTCTTTGCATTCCTCTGAGGTCCACTCACGATCATCGAAAGAGATAGTGATACTATATATTAGTGGACGCTCTCACTTTGTTAGGTTGAATTTACAGGATAATTTTCATGTCCCACCAATTACCTCCATGTGGTTCAACCACAGGGACCGTACTGTTATGTCTTGGGATACTTTATATGGTAGTAGGAGAGATTAATGGGATAGATTGATAGGTATGGCAGATTGAGttgattgtaaaattttaattcggaGCCTTATTTCATTACGtgtgttttattattatacGTCTAATATTTTTGAAACGCACATTATatctaacaaattaaaatgttcatAAAATTGCATAATAAAAAACGTACATAATAGTTAATAAAATGTCTGAAAACTCacatctaataaaataaaacgtacataataagaaaaaaaacgtACTCATCGAATTAACATACAACATATCCTAATAGCACTCAATCAGCCCTACGCCAAGCGGCCATGACTCTCTCCAAAGTAGCGCTAGCCTCCTCCGTACGCTGCTCCAACTCCGGAATGCCCTCAAACTCGCAGTGCTGCCTATGCTGGGCGGTAATCGAGCTAAAATCTCCGAGAAAATGCTCGAACTCGGTAGTCAGCAGCGTCATCCACTGTAATACCATAAATAGACAAGTTATTTCaatatgttaaaaatataaaatattcactaaatttgaaaataaaaaattacataatcgTTGTTGGAGCGAGGAGGATATGCTCGTGGAAGCTCTATGTCAGGACGGACACGCGGATGCGAATGCCGTTCGTACCAATCCAAGTACGCTGGATGACATCCTCCAGCAATAACGTGGGCTGCCTCAAAGCCCATGAACGGCGGCTTGTACATGGTCGGAAAAGCAGTCCACATGTCAACCGCAATCGTCATACTCATCTCCATAGAGTACTTGATTGACTTCCAGGACCTAACAGCCCCTATTGTCCGAAACATTGGCACAGGTATAGTCTGCACATAACCCAGCTGTCGCAGAATCTTAAAAGGAATGTATGGCTCGACAATGTCCCGGTACGCTATCCAGCCATAATATGAAGTATGCTCAATGTTGGCAATAGGGTCGCCGCCAAAAGGGAGTCATGTGATATGTTAAAAgtcaaattaacaaaattaaaatatatctattgtaataaaatcaaatttaactaataaattaacaaatttacgTACCTCCTCAGCAGTCAATTGGTCCAAACGAGCTCGCAAGGCCCGAAGCCGGAGGCCTGAACACTCCGACGCAGTAGCGCTCCAACTGGAAGCTCGAGGTAGATGAGCCTCGATCAGCAGCTGCTCTCGCTGGGGTCGAAAGCATGTAAAGTACTCATAAATCCATGCTTGCAGCAGTGTCAGACACCCAATCAAACCCGAGCAATCTCCTCTCGATGAGATTCCAAGCTGCCGATATAGATAAGCTAGTGCAGCTGAGCCCCAGGAAAATATACTCGCATCTGTGACTCCATCCCGCACCTCCCAAATGGTTGCAGGTCTAATCCGATGGCCACTCTTGTCAACGAATAAAGTGCAACCTAACGTCAACCAGATCCAGGCTATCGCCTCCACCTCTGCAATACGGCCCTGCCTACATAAACCGATGATCGACTCAATCAACACACCTCCCTGGGAAAAATGCTTGGTCGTCTTAATCACCAGATCCTCTGGGAGAATACCTAAAATCTGTATGCAGTAAGCCTACAGCTGAGCCTTATTCGGCTGACCTGAAACCataattttgcaatttaaattaatatcacgCAATAGGTacattaaatttctagaaacaattgggcagcacttcccctaaaaatgagcatcacccatttttcagggacgtCCTGTAAGGAAATTACAATTCACAAACCAAAACGCAATCCACATTAAATAACTAATTGGCCtaacattttaataaataacaaaataacccAAAACAATCAAACTATCctaaataacaataattttatctaaaataaaaaatgtgacctaattaaacaattattaaagctaataaataaaaaaatcaaattaaatattttaataataaaaattaatcttaacgcaaaataacaaaatatcTCACCTGAAGTCATAGCTCCACCAACTGAAATGGTAAGAATATGCCACACGTCATGTAATGTGATGGTCATCTCCCCGAATGGCAGGTGAAAAGAGTTTGTATCTGGGTGCCATCGCTCCACAAATGCTGAAAGGAGCGGGATATCCAGATGATCAAACATGATATACGGGAGATGTGATAACTCGGTCCTGTCTATCAAAACCTTGACCTCTTCTTAGGCCGTCTCATACCACTCTCTCAGCTTCCGAAGAGCTCCATGTCTAGTCTGACACTTCAGCACGCCTCTGTCCGCCCCATCCCATAGCCGACAAGCGACATGTCACAGAAAACTAGGGATAACAGTGTCGTCCTCAGGTCCACCAGGTAATGGACCAGTAACGGTCCACACATTAACCTCTTCGGGTCGTTTGTTCGATCctgaatataattaaattatatttaaattttttaacaatattattaaaataataaaaatcgtttaattatatttacctgATGACGAGTCGCCAACGAACCGACCACCTGGACCCTTCTTCCGTCgagaaatataaattttttcacTTGGCTGGTCCTCTGAGCTAGTAAAATCACCAGGCTCTCTAAGATCATCTGTTATCAAATCATCAATAGACATGCGTCTGTTATCGGGAGAAGTATGCGTCGGTTTGTTCTGTCGTCGAGTTGAGGCAGAAATTTTACGCGAAATAACGTGACGCGCTCCCGACCCTCCTAATTCTGGGGCTAAAAAGGACGTCCCTCTacgattattaaaatttaaatataaattacaaaaataatattcaatatatattaaatagaataaattcttaaaattaattgatacataatttatatatgatgttcttttaaaatataatagatGACAACTACAtcttttgattgttttttaatattttcgaaTAGACATATTTTAGATATATAATTCGTGATATATATTTGTTGTAATATATATGACATAATAGATACATTAGCGATAcgtaatttatacatttttaatcATGGTACACATACTATTTTGATATAAGATACATTACAAATACAATTTAGATAcatatcatatatttttaatgcgttagagataaattttttaacatatattaaaaaaagtcatACATTACGAGacgtgtttgaaatttttttatagacaccattgatatatatttatatataataaatatattttatataatagatACGTCATGGATACATAATGTATATTTTTATAGAACATTTATggttattaaatatatatttattaatttttaatttttttatatatacatgatggatactgaatcctaTCTTAACTACAATAAAGCCGAGTTGCAGCAGATCCACTTTCAGACGATACAACACTCCTAACCAAAGGACCGAAACATACATAGCAGGTGGCCGAATCTATAGAATCTGCCACGACTTATTCGACATGAATAAGGCCGAATCCCCGAGGACCCGGACAGAGCGCGTCGACCTTGGGATTTCCGTGAATTACCAAATCTACTAAATATTCACAAGTATCttacctatttggatacaaactccaacttaggaagataagctctaacttaggaagacgagactatttaggaagacgttcctaaataggactcatgtctgaataaggtagattaCTCCTAATCATGGTCAAatcctacaaagtaggattcactttcctactacaactctactaggtatgcaatcatctactataaaaggagcatgaggaatgcctaaacacacaactacattcatatactcaaaacgctggtcatagctcaatactgactttaacagcggagagttaatcggacaaccaccgtccggttagcttctaccctgttttgcaggtctcattcaccggatcagaaggcagactccatcaattggcgccttctgtgggaaaagcttaaccaAACTTCAAATCAAAGGagtttttctgaactcaaaaacaaatacTATTGTAGAAGATGACTTCCGACAGAATGAACTTGAAAGACAAATCAAGAAACACATCGCAatacagaaaaagaaaaacaccaGAATTCTTGATTCTGCCTCCGGTGACTTTCGACAGAGAGGATTTTGGAAGAATCACGGAGGAGCACAATGAGACCCTAGTGGTAGCCATGATCATCAAAAATTGGAATGTGGAAAGTATCCTGGTTGACGAAGGAAGTGCTATTAACCTAATAACAAGGAAAGCTTACGAAAGCCTGGGAAGGGATCTCGCAGAATGCTACTCCCGTGACAGGATTTGGTGGATCTCCCATCAAACCCATGGAAACCATTGTACTTGATGGCAAGCTAGGAAGAACGAGGAAAAGTAAAGAATTGCCCATGCGGTTTAGTGTCGTGGAAATCGACCTTCCATACAACACAATATTGGGTAGACCATTCCTCCACGATTCGACAGCTATAACAAGCGTGAAAGCACTAACAATGAAGATACCGACGAAGCAAGGAATCATTATAGTACAAGAAAACCGAACCACTGCGAAAGAATGCTAGGACCAGGCGATAAAAGAATCTTTTGAAACATTACCTATTGAAGAAATCCTCAATCATGacattgaagaaaaagaaacagcccCGGAAGGCGAGACGAAGAAGCTAGAACTTAATGCGGAGAAAAAGGTAAACCTGGGAGAGAGCATGAACCCCAAAACTGAAAAAGAAATTGCACCAATGCTAAAAAGGAACATCGGAACGTTCGCCGCCAAAGCTTCGGAGATCGTCGGAATAGACCCGCACGTCATTACCCACGACCTAAACGTAGCAGAAACAGCAAACCCAGTCAGACAGAAGAAAAGGATATTTTCTGAAGAAAAACAAAGGATAATAGATGAAGAAGTGGAAAAACTCGAGAAAGCTGGATTCATCAGAGAGGTGCACTATCCCGAATGGGTAGCCAACGTGGTGATCGTGAAGAAAGCTAATGGAAAAAACAGGATGTGCGTAGACTACACCGACTTAAACAAAGCATGCCCCAAGGATAGCTACCTGCTACCCGATATTGGCCAGCTCGTGAACTCCACCGCCGGACATGCAATTTATAGCTTAGCGGATGCTGCCCAAGGCTATCACCAAATACAGATGAAAGAACAAGATTAGGAGAAAACGTCATTCATCACTGAAGGAGGAACCTATTGCTACACGGCGATGCCCTTCGGGCTGAAAAATGCTGTAGCAACATACCAGAGGCTtatgaattttatgtttaacaACGAAATCAAAAAGCGAGTCCAAGTATAGTGGACGACTTAATCCTCAAGAGCGAGAACGAGGAAAGCCACGCAAAAGACCTGGAGGAAACATTCAAAATCCTAAACAAATTTGGGATGAAGCTGAACCCGGATAAATGCACGTTCGGAGTACAAGGAAGAAAGTTCCTGGGATTCGTGATATCCCagagaggaatagaggcgaatcCAGAAAAGATCAAGGCAATaatggacatgaaggcacctCGAAATATAAATGAGGTTTAAAAGCTCAATGGGAGAATCACCGCACTCGGAAGATTCATGTCCTGCTCGGCCAAAAGATGTTTGTCGTTCTTCAAGACCCTAAAAGGGAGACAAAAATTCGAATGGAACAAAGATTGCGAGGAAGCATTCGAGGAACTGAAAAAATTCCTGACCACCCCACCATTGCTTAGTCGACCGTTAAAGGGGGAAACACTCTACTTATACATCTGCGCAAGGAAAGAAACCATAGGGACAATGCTAGTAAGGAAGGAAGATGGCAAGCTGAAACCAATTTACTATATCAGCCGAGTCTTGAAAGAAGCGGAAACGAGGTACCCGGAGATTGAAAAAATGGCGTTCGCAGTAGTAACTAcggctaaaaaattgaaatactaCTTCCAGAGCCACAATGTGGTAGTAAGAACAAATCAGCCTCTGCGAAAGGCGATTCAGAGATCTGAGACGTCTGGGAGACTCGTCTAGTGGTCCATCCAACTTAGCAAACATGATATTCGATACGAACCCCGTCCAACATTCAAAGCGCAAGACTTGGCGGATTCCGTACCCGAGATAACTCCTGGCAAACCAGAAGAATCTGTACCGGAATTACTATGAGAACTTCACGTAGATGGAGCTTCAAATAAAAAAGGAGCAGGAGCGGGAGCCATTCTCAAAGGATCCGGAAAGGTGAAaatcgaatatggagtaaatATCCAATTCGCCGCTAACAACAATGCCGCGGAATACGAAGCCCTGATCGCAGGACTCGGCTTAGCTGtggaaataaaaacatatattctGAAGATCTACAGCGACTCTCAGCTAGTAGTAAATAAagtcaagggagaatatcaGGCTAATGAAACAGGAATGATTGAATATTTGGAGAAAGTCACAAAACCACTCCGGCGACTGGAAGCATAGGGAGGACAGTGGGAAATTTTACAAATCCCACAAGAGGAAAATACCGATGCTAACGCCATCGCCAAGTCAGTATCCGAGCTAGGAGATCTGTTCACGAAAATGCAACTGAAGGAAACTCTTGAATCGCCAAGCatcaaagaagaagaaataatgACTATCGACGAagccgactcctggatgaccCCGTTAATCAAATAATTAGACCAAGGAGAATTACCAAAAGACAACGTTGAAGCCATCCAAACCATCCAcaaatctgccaactactcgTACCACAACGAAGTTCTCTACCGAACCTCCCTAACTCATCTTTAGTCGAGATGTGTCTCGCACGAAAGCGGAAGCCTAATCCTGAAAGAAATCAATGGAGGAATATGCGGGGCACACGAAAGAGTGGTCACTATCGCAAGAAAAACAATGCTTCAAGGCTACTACTTGCCAACCATGAAAGAGGATGCGAAAGCACTAGTGAaaaaatgtgataaatgccaaaggCACGACAACGTCAGTCACAAGCCGGCGGTACCACAAGGATCTCTAGAGAGTCCTTGGCCATTCGCCACATGGGGAATCGATATAGTAGGGCCAATCGAAACAGGAAGAAACCAAATGAAATTTCTGATCATAACAGTCGAACACTTCACAAAGTGGGTCAAAGTAGTGCCAGTCTCAACAATAACCGCGGCTAGAGTGGAAGCACTACTAGAATTCagccaattagcgacggaattttccgtcgctaattggctCAAATCCGTCCCTAATattgattagcgacggattgccAACGGATTCAATCCGTCGGCACAATTTGGGTCGCTAATTATTTAGGGACCCAAAAAATGGGGCCGTCACCAATTTACTGACAGAAGAGCCGTCGGTAAATTGGCCACGGTCAGTCGGTATTTTGGTCGGTCAAGCCGACCAAATACCGACAGATTAGCGACAGAAATATCCGTccctaattagcgacggatatttccgtcgGTAAAGTAGTCGCTAAGCTGggctatttagcgacggaaattccgccGCTAAATAACCAGTTTGGTCGTTTTTTTGAGCTATTTAGCGACGGCATTTCCATCGCTAAATAGCTCATATGTGGTCGCTAATTATTCAATATTTCGGcagaaattttttgtttttcggCATTTTTCGATTTTTCCCTGTTTTTTAATAGATCAGTTAAATCATTAGTCAAATACACGATAGACGACAAATAAACATAAACCAAAACACAAATATCTGAAaacgttatatatatatatatatatatatatatatatatatatatatatatatatatatatatatatatataaacggtAAAAAGTATACAACTCGCTAAATACTAAATAAGTCAAAATATACAAACTGTATTACAAAATCCAAGTCCAAATATTATACTACCCCAAACTAGTAGTGCCATCAGTAGATGGAGGTGG
This window of the Mercurialis annua linkage group LG5, ddMerAnnu1.2, whole genome shotgun sequence genome carries:
- the LOC126681737 gene encoding protein MAIN-LIKE 1-like, with product MFDHLDIPLLSAFVERWHPDTNSFHLPFGEMTITLHDVWHILTISVGGAMTSGILPEDLVIKTTKHFSQGGVLIESIIGLCRQGRIAEVEAIAWIWLTLGCTLFVDKSGHRIRPATIWEVRDGVTDASIFSWGSAALAYLYRQLGISSRGDCSGLIGCLTLLQAWIYEYFTCFRPQREQLLIEAHLPRASSWSATASECSGLRLRALRARLDQLTAEEVPYRDIVEPYIPFKILRQLGYVQTIPVPMFRTIGAVRSWKSIKYSMEMSMTIAVDMWTAFPTMYKPPFMGFEAAHVIAGGCHPAYLDWYERHSHPRVRPDIELPRAYPPRSNNDYWMTLLTTEFEHFLGDFSSITAQHRQHCEFEGIPELEQRTEEASATLERVMAAWRRAD